ATTTTTTATCTTCCAAAATTTACATGACCACATCGCCAAACTCAGACTTATCGGTTGCCATCGAATTTCGCGATGTTGGTCTGCAAATCAATGATAAAGTTTTGGTCAAAGATTTGCGCTTTGCCATCAAACCCGGTGAGACGCTTGTCCTGCTGGGTCGCAGTGGTTCGGGAAAAACCACCACTTTGAAACTCATCAATCGTTTGCTCGAACCGACGAGCGGGCAAATCTTGATTGACGGCACGCCAACAAGCGAATGGGATATTATCAAGTTACGCCGACGCATTGGCTATGTCATTCAGGAAACCGGCTTGTTTCCACATTTCACGGTTGAACGTAACGTCGCATTGGTTCCCCGTCTGGAAAACTGGGAAGCAGAAAAAACCCGCCGACGGGTTCGAGATTTACTTGAACTCGTCGGATTAAATCCACAGGTTTTTGCACAGCGTTTTCCACAGGAACTTTCCGGCGGGCAGCGTCAAAGAGTGGGCGTCGCGCGCGCTTTAGCCGCTGACCCGCCGATTATTTTAATGGACGAGCCGTTCGGTGCGCTCGACCCGTTGACGCGCGCGGAACTGCAACAGGAATTCGCGAATTTAGCGAAAAAGCTCAATAAAACCATCGTTTTTGTCACTCACGATATCCGTGAAGCCTTCAAACTGGCAACGCGCATCGGACTTTTTCAGGACGGAAAGTTGATTGAGTTGAGTGAACCTAAAGAATTTCTTGAATCCAAAAGCGTCGAAGCCAGAGCCTTTTTGGAAACCCTGAACCAATGAGCCTGTGGGAATTTTTTAAACAGAATATCAGCGAGATTTTGCAACTCGCCTTCGAGCACTTGTTGCTCGTTGTCATCGCAACCGGTGCGGCAGTAATCGTTGGCGTGCCGGTTGGTATTCTGCTTGCGCGAAAACCGCAGTTTGCAAAACCGGTTCTCGCGATTGCCAATATTTTACAAACCATTCCGAGCCTTGCGCTTTTTGGCGCGCTTATCCCATTCGTCGGTCTTGGCAGCAAACCGGCTATCATTGCGCTTTTTCTTTATTCGCTCTTGCCGATTATCAGAAATACCTTCACAGGCATTAATGGCGTTGACCCGGCGGTGCGCGAAGCGGCGCGGGCAATGGGGATGACCCCGTGGCAAATGCTCATTCAGGTCGAATTGCCGCTGGCGCTCAGTGTCATTATTGCGGGTATTCGTGTGGCAACGGTGATTTCCGTAGGCACAGCGACCATTGCGGCAGCAATCGGCGCAGGCGGGCTTGGCATGTACATCTTTCGCGGACTCAGAATGAATGACAACAATCTGGTTTTAGCGGGCGCAATACCGGCAGCCTTGATGGCGCTTGCGGCTGATTTTTTTCTCGGTTGGTTTGAAAAAAGCCTCACGCCAAATCGCCGGCGAACGGTTGCCACAGCAAATCCCTATAAACGACTCGCCACCGTTTCAATCTTGTTAATGATTGCCTTGCTTGCGATTTTCTTCTGGCAAAAAAAATCGGGGCAAACGGCTTTCAATCTATCCTCAAATAATTTGCCAAACGGCTCGCAAGTGCGAATCGTCGTTGGCTCGAAAGATTTCACCGAGCAAGTGATTCTAAGCGAAATTGTCGCACAACTCCTGGAAACCAAATTAAGCGCACAGGTCGAACGCAAATTTGAACTCGGCGGCGACCTCTGCCATCGCGGCTTGCTTGCAAAAGAAATTGATGTCTATGTCGAATATACCGGCACGGCATTCGCGGCGATTTTAAAACATCAGGCACTGACCGATCCGCGCGAAGTTTACGCCCAGGTCAAAGAGGAATACGAACGTGAGTTTAACCTTGAATGGTTTGCTCCGCTCGGCTTTCAAAATACTTTTGCTGTACTGGTGCGCGGTGAAGATGCGCGCAATTTAAATTTGCAAACCATTTCGGACGCCGCGCAGTATGCGCCGAAATGGCGTGCCGGGTTCGGACAGGATTTCATGTCGCGGCAGGACGGTTATCCCGGTTTTTCGCGTGCCTACGGTTTGAAATTTTCTGCGCCGCCGCGTGAAATGGATTTATCGTTGACCTATCGGGCGCTGGCTTCCAAACAGGTCGATTTGATTGCCGGAAATTCAACCGATGGTTTGATTGATAAACTCGATTTGTTTCAGCTTGAAGACGACAAAAAATATTTCCCGCCTTACGAAGCCGCCGCCGTATTTCGCAAAGAAGTATTAACTGCGTATCCGCAAATCCGCGATGCCCTGAAACTCATCGAAGGCAAAATCACCGACGCCGAAATGCGCCGCCTGAATTACGCCGTTGACGGCGAACACCGCAGCCCGAAAGATGTCGCGAATGAGTTTTTAGCAAATTTGAAATGAAAAAGGGGTCAGTTGAGAAGCGGCCTCAGACCGCTTCTCTGTGAATACCGTCAATTTTATTTTGCGGCGTGATTGCAGACGTAGTTAATCAAGGTGCGAATCGCTACGCCCGTCGGGCCTTTCGACATATACGGTTTGCGTTCATTTTCCCAAGCCGTACCGGCAATATCGAGATGCACCCACGGGGTATTTTCTGCGAAGTGGCGTAAAAACCACGCGGCGGTTATGGTTCCTGCATAACGCCCGCCGGAATTTTTAATATCGGCAATGTCGCTCTTGATGATTTCTTTGTAATCATCATCCATCGGCAACTGCCAGAACCGTTCGCCAACTTCATTTGCGGACTGACAAACTTCATCAATAAATTTCTGATCATTGCCCAGCACCCCGACATTGACCGGACCCAGCGCGATAGAGACCGCGCCGGTGAGCGTCGCTAAATCAATAATTTTTGTCGCGCCGAGTTTCCGCGCATAAGAGATGGCATCGGCGAGAATCAACCGACCTTCGGCATCGGTGTTGACGACTTCAATGGTTTTGCCACTCATCGCCCTCAACACATCGCCCGGTTTATAAGCGCGACCCGAAGGCATATTTTCGGTTGTAGGCATCACGCCAATGACATTGATGCGGGGTTTGAGTTGCGCGATGGCGCGCATTGCCGCAAGCGTCGCTGCCGCGCCCGACATATCATATTTCATTTTTTCCATGCCTTCGGCAGGTTTGATGGAAATGCCGCCGGTATCAAAGGTGATGCCTTTGCCGACAATCGCAATCACATCGGCATCATTGCCCATTGGCTCTGTGCCTTCGGGTTCGTAACGCAAGACAATCAACTTCGCAGGTTCGTCAGAGCCGCGCGCCACGCCAAGCAACGCGCCCATGCCGAGTTCTTTCATGCGCGTTTCATCGAGGATATCAATGTCGAGTCCGTAAGTTGACGCGACCTCTTTTGAACGCTCGGCAAGTTCTGTCGGGGTCAGCACGGAACTTGGTTCGTTCGATAATTCACGCGCCATATTCACGGCATCGCCAATAATCTTGCCGCGTTCGACGCCACGCGCCAGGGCTTCGGATGCGCCTTCTGCGGAAGTGATTAAAATGATTTCATCAATGCGGCGCTCTTCTTTGCTTTCGGTTTTATACATATCCGGCTCGAACAAGCCAAGCAATGCGCCTTCAACAACCGCCTGAACGCTGCCTTCGATGTCGAGGTGCGAGCGCCGTAGAATCGCCATCGAACGCACGCCTTTGCTGCGCAAAAATCGCGTAGCGGTTCCGGCAAGTTTGCGAACGGCATCGAAATTCAACTCTTCGCGTTTGCCGCCGCCAACCAGCAGCAAGCGTTTGGCGCGAATATTGCCCGGACGATAGATGAATACCGAATCGCCCTGCTTGCCGCGCATCTCATCCGAAGCGAGCATTTCGCTTAAAATTCCGCCGGTGCGCTGGTCAATTTCACTGAGCACGCCTTCATCAGCCTTTTCGCCTTCGTAAACCATAACCACCAGCGCATCGGCTTCGACTTCATAAAATTTTGAATTATCGGCTTTGACTTCCATCTTTTAATTGCGGATTGCGAATTGCGGATTGCGGATTTATCAAGCGAATTGCCGAGAGCAATTTATTTGAATAGCAACCTGCGAAGGTTACTATCACATAATCCGCAATCCGCAATTCGCAATCTGCAATCAAGGCATTCGCAATCACCTGCTCCTTTCTTTTATCGCTGAACGGGCTTCGCGGTCTGCATCGCGGCGACGTTCGGTTTCGCGTTTATCATAAAGTTTTTTACCTTTGGCAACTGCCAGTTCGACTTTAAGACGACCATTTTTAAAATACATTTTCGTGGGCACCAAGGTCAGCCCTTTTTCCTGAGCCTTGCCCGCCAGACGATCAATCTCTCGTTTATGCAATAAGAGTTTTCGGGTGCGTGTTGGCTCGTGGTTATCACGATGACCGTGCGAATACGGGCTGATGTGAGCGTTGAATAACCAGGCTTCGCCGTTCCTGACCTGCGCATAACTGTCTTTAAGATTGCAACGACCTTGACGTATGGATTTGACTTCGGTGCCGGTAAGCGAAATGCCGCACTCGTAGGTCTCAACGATGTGATAGTTGAAATAGGCTTCACGGTTTGAAGCGACGACTTTTTCGCTGCTAGTCATAAGACAATTCAAGCGCGAGTCAACATTTGCTCGCGCCGGATGTTGAAAAATATATCCGATGCCTTGCCAGATGTGCAATGTGCGGAATCCCAAATTGCGGATTGCGGATTTATCAAGCGAATTGCCGAGAGCAATTTATTTGAATAGCAACCTGCGAAGGTTACTATCACATAATCCGCAATCCGCAATTCGCAATCCGCAATTAAAAGATTGCTTGCTTAGTTGATGGGCGGCGTCTACTATTTTTTAATTCGATGAAAGAATACAAACTAAAACCAGTGAAACAAACAGCGAGCGCGCGACCTGAGCTTTCGATTTTTCTGCCGGTTTATAACGAAGAAGAGAATATCGAGTTGCTCGATGCCAAGCTCAAAGCCTCGCTCGACACGCTGGGGCGCACTTATGAAATCATTTATGTCGATGATGGTTCAACTGACCATAGCCTGGTGAAATTGCGCGAAAAAGCTGCGCAAAATCCGCAAGTTCGTGTGATTGCTTTGCGTCGCAACTTCGGTCAGACAGCCGCCATGAGCGCAGGCATTGATCACGCCCGTGGCGAGATTTTGATTCCGATGGATGCCGATTTGCAAAATGACCCGGTGGATATTGTACGGTTGCTCGAAAAATTGGACGAAGGTTATGACGTGGTTTCGGGATGGCGCAAAAATCGGCAGGACAAAATGATTACCCGCCGTGTGCCTTCGATGCTTGCCAATCGCTTGATTTCACTCATCAGCGGCGTCCACCTGCACGATTACGGATGCAGTTTGAAAGCCTATCGCCGCGAAATGTTGGCAGATGTAAAACTGTACGGCGAAATGCACCGCTTCATTCCGATTTACGCGAAATGGGCAGGCGCGCGAGTAACTGAAATTCCGGTGACCCACCATGCGCGTCACGCCGGTAAATCGAAATATGGACTCTCGCGCACCATTAAAGTTCTCTATGATTTAATCACCATTAAATTCATGGCGAGTTACTGGACAAAACCGCTTTATCTGTTTGGCACAGCCGGGATGATTTGTCTGGCAATCGCTTTTTTGACCTTTATAGCCGCAATGTATTATCGCTTTATCGAAGGTGTCCATTTGAACCGCATGCCGCTTGCGACCTTGACGATGATTATGTTTGCTATGGGCATTCAATTTATTTTCATGGGCTTGATTGCCGAGATGGTGGTGCGCACCTATCACGAATCGCAGGACAAACCGACTTACCTGATTCGCGAAAAAATCAATGTCGAAGACGAAAATGCAACCGTTGAATAAAGAGATTCAACCCGCAACTAAAACTGAGAATGAAAGCCTATCCGCTGCCTCCTGCCTCCTGCCTTCGGCTTACTGCACAATCGCCGGGATTGACATAAACAATCTCAGTCAAGACGAAGCCATCGAAAACATTGGTCGGTTGATTGCCAAAAATGAACCGCATTACATGGTTGTGGTGAATGCTGCCAAAGTGGTTACTGCCACTCGCGACAGCGAACTTAAACGAATTATATCGAATGCTGACCTGGTGACCGCAGATGGCATGTCTGTGGTTTGGGCTTCACGGTTATTTGGACGCCCGCTGAAAGAACGGGTCACCGGTATAGATTTATTTGCGCGCTTGATTGCGACGGCTGCGGCAAAAAATCTGCGCGTCTATTTTCTCGGCGCAAGAGATGAAGCTGTGAAAAAAGTTGTTGAAATGTTGAAAACTCAACATCCCACGTTACAGGTGGCAGGCTCGCATCACGGTTACTTTACCGATTCCGAAAACCCGGCGATTGTTGAAGACATTAAATCAAGTCGGGCGGATTTACTGTTTGTTGCAATGGGTTCGCCCAAACAGGAAAAATGGATTGCGGCAAATGTTGAAAAGACCGGCGCGCGGTTTGCGCTTGGGGTTGGCGGCAGCTTTGACCATTTGAGCGGCGCGGTTCGTCGCGCGCCGTTGTGGATGCAAAACGCCGGGCTTGAATGGTTGCACAGACTGATGAGCGAACCGCGCCGCATGTGGCGACGTTATTTAATCGGTAACTCCCAATTCATCTGGGTTGTTGTAAAGCAATTTTTCTCGCGAAAATCCCGCGCTTAGTTCAAAGTAAAAAGGCAAAAGTAAAAAGTAAAAAGGCAAAAGTAAAAATTGCCGATGGGCATTTTTTAGCTTTTTATCATTGGGGGTTCACAAGACTTCCCAAGCTTAAATTCATTTCTCGGATTTTGCATCCGCCAGACCGAACAGCACCCAGAGGTGGCGAAAATCTTCAATGTCGTTTGCCAGCCCGTCAATCAACATTCCTGCAAGCCCGCTCCAAATCGCCAAATCTGTAGGGCGTTTTCTGTTGCGCCACAAAAGAAAAATGATTGCCGTAAAGGCGAGCAACGCCGGAAGCCCAAGGGTTGCGGCGATGTTGAGCGGCGTCAGGTGCGCGTCAAAAGGCATCCCGCGATAGAAGCCGGGACTGTTGCCAAGTCCCACTCCGAAAATCGGATGGTCAATAAGTGATTGCCATGACGTTGCAATGGTTGTGTAGCGGCTGGACGCTTCATTCCAGTTGAAATGCGCGGCAAATGGATGCGCCGGATCGAATGAGAGATTCCAGAAACTCAAAAGGGCAATAACCCCAATACAGATGATGACAGCAACCGCAGCGATAATTTTTTGCCGGCGCGATTGGGCGCGACGCATCAGAGCCGCGACCAGAAAAATTAAAATCGCCCGTGAAAAAGTGAGCATTATGGTGAGCAACAGGCTCGCAAACACCAGTCGGCGAAATCTGACTGAAAAATTCGCCTCCGGATGTTCAATGATTGCCGCAGCGAAAATGCAGAAACTTGCGAGCATATTCGGTTGATAGGTTGCCGCCTGCACACGCGCATAATAGAGCGATGGCATTAAATCCCCATAAGTTCCAAGGAGTCGCGTAGGTACGCCGAAATAAAAAAGCGCAAGTCCGGTGATGGCTGCAAGACCGACGGCGAGTGATGATATTGCTACCGTCAAGGCAATCGGTTTAATCATTTCTGCGCGTGAGGCTATATCGGAAGTGATGATGGTGAATAAACAAAGTTCGCCGATGCCTAAAAGTTTTGGGGCGGTTGCCAGCGCATTGGATGAAGCAAAAACCAGCGATAAGGTCGCGGCAATAAAATATCCGGCAATTGCAAAATGCAGCGGGCGAATTCGCGGTAATTGAGGTTTGCTCACACGCTCGAAAAACCAGATGACGGCGGTAACGGCAAATAAGGCATCGCTCCACTGCGCGTGTTCATGCAAAAAAGGAAAGGGTGGAAACCACATCCACGGCAGCAGTGCGAGGGTTGCAAGATAAACTATGAGCAAAAGCCGCGACATAAAATGTCCTTGAGCGAAAACCTGTTTAGCGATTATGCAAAGATAGAGCACCAATGACCCGAATGCGACGGGGATTCACGGATTAGCGTTGGGTGAATTTAATGCGTCCGCGTCATTCCTGTTCCCATTCGATTGATTGCATCTCGTCAATTCTTCAAAAGCGACCGGTTGTTTTTAGCAAAAATATGGCAAATAGGTAAGGACGCGGAACCCGACTTGCTTGGAAATGTTGTGTTGTCTCGGCGCGACGCAAGGGCTACAATTCCCTTCGGTCAAGGCAGAGGCATTCAATCTGCGTGGACGATAAGAATAAGGAGAATTTTATGTCGAGAGACAGAAGAACTCTCACCGATGTGAGTGGTAGAACGGCAGAGGTTGTGCCATTAAAAAAATCTGCCGAACTGGTCGCCTTGCTTGAAAAACATCGAGGTGAGCGCCATGCCATTGTCATGCAAGATTATCCTGACCCCGACGCCATCTCTTCGGCATGGGCGCACAAAATGATTGCGGCGCGATTTGCTATTGAATGTGACATCATTTATGAAGGTCGCATCTCGCATCAGGAAAATCTCGCGCTGGTACAACTCACCGATATTGATCTGGTGCGTTATGGTGAAGGCTGTGACCTCAAACAATATCAAGGCACCGTGTTTGTCGATAATCAAGGAACAACTTCAAAACTCACAGACCGCTTTGAAGCCCTCGGGATAAAGCCTCTGGTCATCGTTGACCATCACGAACCGCAAAACCGCATCACCGCCGATTTCACAGATATTCGTAAAGTCGGAGCCACGGCAACCATTTATACCGAATACCTTCGCGAAGGGTTGTTTGAACTGAAAAAGAACGACCCCAAATGCGTGATGCTGGCGACCTCTTTAATGCACGGAATTCGCAGCGAAACCAGCGGACTGGTGCGCGCTCATCTGGAAGAAATGGAGGCTGCGACTTTTCTTACCAACCTCATTGATCATTCCATGCTTGAAGACATTATGTCCGTGAAGCGTTCAAAAAAAGTCATGGATGTGGTCAGGCTGGCGCTCGAAAATCGCACCATTCAAGACAGCTACTCGATTTCCGGCGTCGGCTACTTGCGCGTCGAAGACCGCGACTCGATTCCGCAAGCTGCGGATTTTCTACTCACCGAAGAGAATGTTCACACCGCGATTGTTTACGGCATCATCATCAAAGGCGACCGCGAAATGGTGGTCGGTTCGATGCGCACGGATAAAGTGACGCTCAACCCCGATGAGTTTTTAAAAGAAGCATTGGGCGCAACCGAAACCGGACGTTATTACGGCGGCGGACGACGCGGTGCCGGTGGGTTTGAAATTCCCATAGGTTTTTTGGCGGGAATCGTTGATGATGAATTGAACCGCATGAAATGGCACCTCTATGATGAGCTTATCAAAAAGAAATTCTTTGCTAGAATAGGAGTGACAAGTCCCACACAAATTCCCCGTGAATCATCACGCGATGCTTCAAAACTCGAAACCGGCGCACTGCGTCTGGAAGAGTGAAGCGAATTTTTAGTTCTATAAAAGAGTTTTCAAATGTCCGACAAATTTAATCGTCGCCAGTTCATTAAAGACTTGAGCCTTGGCGCAGCCGCACTTGCATTACTACCGAATGTTTCTATTGCCCGAAAACGCAACAATCTGACGATTCAAGGCACGCCGAAAAATGTCGTCATCCTTGGCGGCGGACTCGCAGGTCTTGCTGCCGCTTACGAACTTAAAAAAGCCGGTCACACGGTTACTGTTTTAGAGGCGCGCAAACAACCGGGTGGGCGTGTGCGCACCCTGCGCGATTTCGACGATGGGTTATATGCCGAAGCCGGACCCGTCGCTTTTCCCGAAAGCCACACCTTTACGTGGGACTACACGCGTGAATTCAGTTTGCCGATTCGTCCGGCATTTCGCATCGACCTGGATTCGCTGGCAAACATTCGCGGACAGCAATTCCGCATCGGCCCGTCAAGCACGACCATTCCGCTTGATTTAAAGGCAAGCGAAAGACAGGCAGGCATCGGCGGTATGCCGGCGCTCTATCTTGGTAATTATATGCGCGAAGTCGGCAATCCCCGGCGCGCAGGGTTCCCGACCGAAATGTTGCGGCAGATTGATTCGCTGTCTTTGCGCCAGTTGTTAATTAATGAAGGCGCATCCGAAGATGCCATCCGCATTATTGAAGCTTCGCAACTCGGCATCCTCGGATTCGGACTGGATTCGGTTTCGGCAATGGACGGCGTCGTCACCGAAGCCATCGCTTCGGACGCCATCTTTTATGAAATCATTGACGGCATGGATTTATTGCCGAGCGCGCTGAAAAAGAAGGTCAAGAAGCAATTCCGCAAAGCCGCCATCGTTGAACGCCTCGAACAGACCGCAACCGGCGTGACGGTTTATTATACGCAGGGCGGTGAAAGTTTAAGTATCAATGCTGACCGGGTGATTTGTACGATTCCCTTTCCGGTGTTGAAAAATATTCCTGTGACCCCGGCGTTTTCGGCTGAAAAACAACAGGTGATTAATGAATTGAAACTGACGCCGGTGACGCGCACCTATCTGCAATTTCGTCGTCGCATCTGGGAAGAGAGTAAATTGAGCGGTTACGGCATCACCGATTTGAATGTGCAAAACACCTATTCACCGACGATTACTCAACCGGGCGCACGCGGCATCCTGGCATCGTATGCAGGCGGGCAGCGGGCTTTGGATTTAAGCGCGATGAGCGAAACCGACCGGCAAAGTGAAGTGCAGAGGCAGATGTCGGGAATGTTCGGTGTAACCAAAAAGCAATTGGATATGGGGATAAGTCAAATCTGGCACGAAGACCCCTGGACGCGCGGTGGATTCGCCTATTTCGAGCCGGGACAGATGGCAACGCTTTTACCGCTCGCGCAACAAGCCGAGGGACGCATTCATTTCGCAGGCGAACACACTTCCGCGTGGCACGGCTGGATGAACGGGGCATTGGAATCGGGGGTTCGCGCCGCCGAAGAAGTCAATAACGCCTGAAATGAAAATTAAAGTGATTGACATGAATTTGCATCTGCCGAATACTTTGACAAACATTGCAAAAAGCAGAAGGAGTAAATTTTTATGACTATCACGCTGTCGCCCGAATTAGAGAAAAAAATAAACGAGCGCATTGAAAGCGGTAAGTATACTTCGGCAAACGAGGTCATCAGCGAAGCCTTTAAAGTTCTCGAAGAACAGGAAGAACTCGACAGGCTGAAATACGAAGCCCTCAAACGCGACATCGAAGAAGGCATCGAATCATTGGAAAACGGCGAAGGTATTCCGGCTGAGCAAGTTTTTGCGGAAATCCGTGAAAGACATAAAATGCTGAGAAAAACCCAATGAAAAAGTGCATTTTCAGTCGCCCTGCTCAAAAAGACTTTCAGAACATTTATGATTACATTGCCGAGATAGATGAAGATGCCGCTTTGGATTTTACGACCCGCCTGCAACTGATGTGCGATAATTTGGCGAAAATGCCGCAAATGGGAAGAGCTAGAGATGACTTGAAAAAAGGGCTTCGCAGTTTTTTCATAGAAAGCTATGTTATTTTCTATCAGATAACCGGCACGGATATTCAAATCATTCGTGTCTTGCACAGTGCCAGAAATATCGAACGAATCTTTTCAAAGCGATAGAAGCGGCGAACGAACGCAAGCGCGA
This DNA window, taken from Acidobacteriota bacterium, encodes the following:
- a CDS encoding ATP-binding cassette domain-containing protein; this encodes MTTSPNSDLSVAIEFRDVGLQINDKVLVKDLRFAIKPGETLVLLGRSGSGKTTTLKLINRLLEPTSGQILIDGTPTSEWDIIKLRRRIGYVIQETGLFPHFTVERNVALVPRLENWEAEKTRRRVRDLLELVGLNPQVFAQRFPQELSGGQRQRVGVARALAADPPIILMDEPFGALDPLTRAELQQEFANLAKKLNKTIVFVTHDIREAFKLATRIGLFQDGKLIELSEPKEFLESKSVEARAFLETLNQ
- a CDS encoding glycine betaine ABC transporter substrate-binding protein, which gives rise to MSLWEFFKQNISEILQLAFEHLLLVVIATGAAVIVGVPVGILLARKPQFAKPVLAIANILQTIPSLALFGALIPFVGLGSKPAIIALFLYSLLPIIRNTFTGINGVDPAVREAARAMGMTPWQMLIQVELPLALSVIIAGIRVATVISVGTATIAAAIGAGGLGMYIFRGLRMNDNNLVLAGAIPAALMALAADFFLGWFEKSLTPNRRRTVATANPYKRLATVSILLMIALLAIFFWQKKSGQTAFNLSSNNLPNGSQVRIVVGSKDFTEQVILSEIVAQLLETKLSAQVERKFELGGDLCHRGLLAKEIDVYVEYTGTAFAAILKHQALTDPREVYAQVKEEYEREFNLEWFAPLGFQNTFAVLVRGEDARNLNLQTISDAAQYAPKWRAGFGQDFMSRQDGYPGFSRAYGLKFSAPPREMDLSLTYRALASKQVDLIAGNSTDGLIDKLDLFQLEDDKKYFPPYEAAAVFRKEVLTAYPQIRDALKLIEGKITDAEMRRLNYAVDGEHRSPKDVANEFLANLK
- a CDS encoding leucyl aminopeptidase; translated protein: MEVKADNSKFYEVEADALVVMVYEGEKADEGVLSEIDQRTGGILSEMLASDEMRGKQGDSVFIYRPGNIRAKRLLLVGGGKREELNFDAVRKLAGTATRFLRSKGVRSMAILRRSHLDIEGSVQAVVEGALLGLFEPDMYKTESKEERRIDEIILITSAEGASEALARGVERGKIIGDAVNMARELSNEPSSVLTPTELAERSKEVASTYGLDIDILDETRMKELGMGALLGVARGSDEPAKLIVLRYEPEGTEPMGNDADVIAIVGKGITFDTGGISIKPAEGMEKMKYDMSGAAATLAAMRAIAQLKPRINVIGVMPTTENMPSGRAYKPGDVLRAMSGKTIEVVNTDAEGRLILADAISYARKLGATKIIDLATLTGAVSIALGPVNVGVLGNDQKFIDEVCQSANEVGERFWQLPMDDDYKEIIKSDIADIKNSGGRYAGTITAAWFLRHFAENTPWVHLDIAGTAWENERKPYMSKGPTGVAIRTLINYVCNHAAK
- the smpB gene encoding SsrA-binding protein SmpB yields the protein MTSSEKVVASNREAYFNYHIVETYECGISLTGTEVKSIRQGRCNLKDSYAQVRNGEAWLFNAHISPYSHGHRDNHEPTRTRKLLLHKREIDRLAGKAQEKGLTLVPTKMYFKNGRLKVELAVAKGKKLYDKRETERRRDADREARSAIKERSR
- a CDS encoding glycosyltransferase family 2 protein, whose amino-acid sequence is MKQTASARPELSIFLPVYNEEENIELLDAKLKASLDTLGRTYEIIYVDDGSTDHSLVKLREKAAQNPQVRVIALRRNFGQTAAMSAGIDHARGEILIPMDADLQNDPVDIVRLLEKLDEGYDVVSGWRKNRQDKMITRRVPSMLANRLISLISGVHLHDYGCSLKAYRREMLADVKLYGEMHRFIPIYAKWAGARVTEIPVTHHARHAGKSKYGLSRTIKVLYDLITIKFMASYWTKPLYLFGTAGMICLAIAFLTFIAAMYYRFIEGVHLNRMPLATLTMIMFAMGIQFIFMGLIAEMVVRTYHESQDKPTYLIREKINVEDENATVE
- a CDS encoding WecB/TagA/CpsF family glycosyltransferase codes for the protein MSKTKMQPLNKEIQPATKTENESLSAASCLLPSAYCTIAGIDINNLSQDEAIENIGRLIAKNEPHYMVVVNAAKVVTATRDSELKRIISNADLVTADGMSVVWASRLFGRPLKERVTGIDLFARLIATAAAKNLRVYFLGARDEAVKKVVEMLKTQHPTLQVAGSHHGYFTDSENPAIVEDIKSSRADLLFVAMGSPKQEKWIAANVEKTGARFALGVGGSFDHLSGAVRRAPLWMQNAGLEWLHRLMSEPRRMWRRYLIGNSQFIWVVVKQFFSRKSRA
- a CDS encoding O-antigen ligase family protein; protein product: MSRLLLIVYLATLALLPWMWFPPFPFLHEHAQWSDALFAVTAVIWFFERVSKPQLPRIRPLHFAIAGYFIAATLSLVFASSNALATAPKLLGIGELCLFTIITSDIASRAEMIKPIALTVAISSLAVGLAAITGLALFYFGVPTRLLGTYGDLMPSLYYARVQAATYQPNMLASFCIFAAAIIEHPEANFSVRFRRLVFASLLLTIMLTFSRAILIFLVAALMRRAQSRRQKIIAAVAVIICIGVIALLSFWNLSFDPAHPFAAHFNWNEASSRYTTIATSWQSLIDHPIFGVGLGNSPGFYRGMPFDAHLTPLNIAATLGLPALLAFTAIIFLLWRNRKRPTDLAIWSGLAGMLIDGLANDIEDFRHLWVLFGLADAKSEK
- a CDS encoding bifunctional oligoribonuclease/PAP phosphatase NrnA; the protein is MSRDRRTLTDVSGRTAEVVPLKKSAELVALLEKHRGERHAIVMQDYPDPDAISSAWAHKMIAARFAIECDIIYEGRISHQENLALVQLTDIDLVRYGEGCDLKQYQGTVFVDNQGTTSKLTDRFEALGIKPLVIVDHHEPQNRITADFTDIRKVGATATIYTEYLREGLFELKKNDPKCVMLATSLMHGIRSETSGLVRAHLEEMEAATFLTNLIDHSMLEDIMSVKRSKKVMDVVRLALENRTIQDSYSISGVGYLRVEDRDSIPQAADFLLTEENVHTAIVYGIIIKGDREMVVGSMRTDKVTLNPDEFLKEALGATETGRYYGGGRRGAGGFEIPIGFLAGIVDDELNRMKWHLYDELIKKKFFARIGVTSPTQIPRESSRDASKLETGALRLEE
- a CDS encoding NAD(P)/FAD-dependent oxidoreductase; translation: MSDKFNRRQFIKDLSLGAAALALLPNVSIARKRNNLTIQGTPKNVVILGGGLAGLAAAYELKKAGHTVTVLEARKQPGGRVRTLRDFDDGLYAEAGPVAFPESHTFTWDYTREFSLPIRPAFRIDLDSLANIRGQQFRIGPSSTTIPLDLKASERQAGIGGMPALYLGNYMREVGNPRRAGFPTEMLRQIDSLSLRQLLINEGASEDAIRIIEASQLGILGFGLDSVSAMDGVVTEAIASDAIFYEIIDGMDLLPSALKKKVKKQFRKAAIVERLEQTATGVTVYYTQGGESLSINADRVICTIPFPVLKNIPVTPAFSAEKQQVINELKLTPVTRTYLQFRRRIWEESKLSGYGITDLNVQNTYSPTITQPGARGILASYAGGQRALDLSAMSETDRQSEVQRQMSGMFGVTKKQLDMGISQIWHEDPWTRGGFAYFEPGQMATLLPLAQQAEGRIHFAGEHTSAWHGWMNGALESGVRAAEEVNNA
- a CDS encoding type II toxin-antitoxin system ParD family antitoxin, which encodes MTITLSPELEKKINERIESGKYTSANEVISEAFKVLEEQEELDRLKYEALKRDIEEGIESLENGEGIPAEQVFAEIRERHKMLRKTQ
- a CDS encoding type II toxin-antitoxin system RelE/ParE family toxin encodes the protein MKKCIFSRPAQKDFQNIYDYIAEIDEDAALDFTTRLQLMCDNLAKMPQMGRARDDLKKGLRSFFIESYVIFYQITGTDIQIIRVLHSARNIERIFSKR